AGGGGTAGTTATGGCAGTAGCATCAGGTGTTGATGGCTCTTCTGCATTCTCTGGTGGTGTTTTCGGAGTTGTATCTTTAGAATGATTACACTGACACTTCTTTGACTTTGAGGACACTTTTGAATTACCGGACATTGCACTGGATGCTCGTGGCTCTTCTTCAGCTTTACTCGTCTTACTTTGGCTAGTCTTGGGTCTGGGAGAGGGCGCTCTGACTGACTTCTTGGAGGTGTGGGAGGCCACGCTTAAGGCACTCTTTGACCTCTCGTTGACTTCCATTGCAACCAGTTTGACCTCCTGGCCTGCAGGGGGATCGGTGGGCTCTGCTGGTGTGGTGGCTCTTTCTGGAGCACCATTGAGAGATTGTTTGTCAGAGGCGTGTGACATCACACTTTCAGGTCTCTGCTCTGTATCCTCTGCTTCTGCAGGGTCATTGGAATGTGTTTCTGGACTGAGGCTTGCACTGGCCACATTTTCCTGAACCTCATTTTCTTCCTTAGGCTGATTTTTGGATGACTTTGTTGATTTCTTGGACATGGCACTAGTGGGTCTCTCCTTGGAGGCAACTTCTGTTTCTTGCCCACCATGCTGTTTTGCTGCAGGGCTGGGAGATCGTTTAGCCTCTTTATCCTGAGATTTTCTGGATGATCTTGATGCGTCTGTACCCACAGACAATGAGCTTAAAGGTCTTTTTTCACTCTTGCCCTCCTTCGTCCTGTCAGATGGAGCAGGGCTTTTGGCCCGAGCTGTTTGCGCTTTGTCTGGTGCATGCAGTGTAGATTTGTGAGACACCCTGGACTTGACTGTGGCATCTGTTTTGTTTGACATTGCACTGgctgctctctcttccttctcttccccaCCTTCTGCTGATGGTTCTGTTGTTTCATGGTTTGAAGCATCGTCTTTTACAGATGTTTCACTAGGAGCCTTCTCCTCAGCTATAGTCTCCTCATTTGTTTTGGGGGATGACTTTGCTGATTTCCTGGACATGGCACTGGTTGGTCTCTCCTCTGGGGCAGAGTGATTGGCTGGACTTGCCGCTCTCTTTGACCGTCTTGATGTTCTTGACACATCTGACTTTACACTTAAGGAACTGGCTGGTCTGTTTTCagcttcattttctttctcttcttgctTAACCCTGGCTGGACTCTTAGGCCTGGGTGATTTGGCCCTCTCTGGAGCAGGAAGGACTGACTTCGTGGAGATTTTGGATTTAACAGAAGCATCTGTTTTATTAGACATGACACtggctgctctctcctctgcaacAGCCTCAGGCTCTGGATCACAggtattctctctttctgcttcagGTGATTTTCCGTTCGATTTACTGACCTTTGCGGGGGTTGCTGCCCTTGGTGATTTTGCTCTTGATGATGTTGAACAAGCTGACTTATGAGATGCTCTTGATCTGCCAGAAGCATTGGACACCACGCTGGGTGCTCGGCTCTCCTCCACTGGTTCTTCAGCTGCTTTTGCTGTGTCATCCCCTgagttctcctcttctttagGTGCTTCTGTTTCCTGTTGGCAAGTCTCTGATACAGCTGAGGCTTGGCTTGCTGCCCTCTCTGATGCTTTGCTTTGAGGTCTAGCAGATCTCCCCGATGCTGCAGAGATGTTTGATCTCGCGGACATTGCACTGTCTGCCCTCTTTTCAATCTCTTCTTCCACTTCTGTGACTGCAAGGCTCTGAGGGGCAGGTGATTTTGCCCTTTTTGAGGTAGAACAGTTTGATTTGTGGGATTTGTGGGATTTGTGGGATTTGACTGATGCATCTGTCCTATTTGACATTGCACTTGTAGCTCTTTCGTTCACAGTTTTGTCATCTGCTGCTTCATCAGTGCCTGGTTTTTCCTCCATGGATGCCTGCTTTGAAGATGACATTACACTAGCAGATCTCTCTGCAGGGGCTTCTTCTGTTTCAGGTTGTTCTGAGGCAACAGAAGCTTGACTCTCTGCTCGCTTGACCTCACCTCCTTGAGACTTCCTTGACATCCTAGATGCTCGTGAAGTATTTGACTGAGCTGAGGCggccccatctctcccttcaaCATCAGTAATGGGAGCTGGACTTCCTGAATGGTTAGACCTGGGCGTTTTTGCTCTGTTTGAAGTGGAGCAGTTTGATTTGTGCGACACCATGGATTTATTTGACATGGAGCTACCAACTCTTTCCTCTTCCACTGACTCTTTTTCTGAGGAGACATTTCCTGATTTCTCTTCCACTGCAACCGATTCAGTCAACGATGACCTTCGACAGTTTGAGCAAGCAGACCGGTTGGACTTCGTGGACACTGCAGAGGCATTTGAATGGTTAGATAGAGCACTTTCCACTCTGTCGTTTGGGACTGCTTCCACTCCACCATTTGATTCAACCTCTGCCTTGTCTGATAGGGGTGTGGCACCTCTCGATGACACATGATGTTCACATTTTGTGGATTTGCTAGATTTCTCAGATTTCACTGATGCAGCTGAACTTGTTGACCTGACACTGGGTGGCTTTTCCTCAGCCTCGTCATCGGACTGGTTATCTTCTATTTTATCTGTTGGCTTTTCTGACTGGCTGGGGGCACTCTCAGTctccccgtcacacacaccacaatgaggacacacactggATTTTCCAGATCCTTTACTGACTTCTGACATGGCACTTagtgttctctcctcttcctcttcctcctcctggccTTCATCCTTAGCAGACAGGGTGTTTGATGCTTGAGATCCAGAACTGTGTGATCTGTCTTTGTGAGATTTACACGATTCCTTTGAGGTTCTGCTGGATTTTGACACTGTGCTCTGGGGTCTGTCGCCCTCCTCAGCATTTTCTGGTGTATTAGATGCCGTTGACTGTGGAGATGCTGCTCCACAGTGACATGAGTGGCATTTTGAGGAGCTTCTGGATGCTGTGCTCTTAGGCCTAGCATTAGGAATGGGACTGTTTTGCTGCTGGTCTGCTGGTGCAGGAGACGTATTTTTGACCTTGTGCTTCAATGACCTAGCAGAGCAAGCAGATACTTCACTTCGCTGGTCTGGTGTTTTTGTGCGACTTTTTGCCCTGCTGGACTCTTCGAGTTCACCCTGAGAGCACTGGGAGGCCCTGGATGCGCTGGGTGGGATGTCATCAAAGTCATCATCCTGATCCTCCTTGAGGGACTCAAGCACCTTTGAGGAGTTGCTAACCGCAGAGACAGGGCGATCCTCTGCATCCGATGCCTTGGTTACCTCAACACAGCACACCCCTGAGTGACTGTGCTTCCACTCTGGTGTATGTGGCCTTTTCTCACCATTGAGAACCATTCTACTCTCTCCCTCGCACCTCTCTGGATGGGACCTCTTGCTCTTTGATGTTGTGGCCATGGAACAAACTTCACTGCGGCTGCAGCAGCGGCTTATGGTGCAGTACTCCACCATAGTGTCCCCTCCTTCCAGGGTCTGTTGATAGCACGAGGCCTTTTCCACCACATGCTCTGTGTATTCCTCGCTGGAGCGGGAGATGGTGCGAATGCTGTCCACAGACGCCTCCTTGCAGACAATTTTATGGGATGATGCACTAGAGCTGGAGGATTTAATGTGCCTGGATGATCTGTGGTGTTGTCTGTGCATGGGGTTCTTCCATATATCATACTCCTGGCAGTGATTGCAGCTGTTTCCACAGTGAGATTTTTCAGCATAAGCCTCTTCTACCTCACCACTGGATTCTTGTTCTGAGGACTCTTTACCTTGCAGCAGGTAATGGGGATTGGCTTCCTTCTCGTTAATGGTATCGTTTGTGGTCCCAGGCGATTTCTTTATCTCCGTGGACCACTGGAGAGTCTCGTCATTGCCGAGGCGGAAGCGGACTTTCATTTCGACAGAGAGGCTGCCATCTTTGTTGACAAGGACTCGCTTCTCAATGTCATCGTTTATGATGGTTTCCCTTGCATGAGGGCAGTTTGCAACATAGCCAGCTTGGCCAGGTGTACAGAGTCCGTTTGGGTACGATTTCTCTGACGACAGAGAGAATCTAGTTGACCTGTTGCTGGAATCTGACCTCGGGTGGATGATGCTCTTCTTTGTCGCAAGACCAAAATTTACTGTAAGCACAAGAATGAGACAGAAATTAATATCAGGTATTACTGCGGTGCAGAATCATTAATTTCCCTATCAACCTAAAGATAGTAATGACTATATAGTGGTACATTTACAAACCTAATAGGTAGGCATGTCTATTTTTACTGAGGAGACAACATGTGCAGAGGACATTTTTATTTACGGACCATCTCTGCaatactacatacatacactacatATCTCACAAACGCATACAAACATCCTTCCCTTCAACAAAATCAGCAATGGGCTGATGGGCATGACTACTTGAATGGTTTGACATGAACATTTTATAAAACTTTTCAGCTGTAATATAATTTTTGAAATGTGGAATTTGTATGTCTACACAAAAAACCCACCCattaaaaatatattgtttCAAAATGTTAGATAGAAGATGAAGGAATGCAGTACATTTCTATGTCCCTCCCTTGAGGACCCTACCATTTTTCTTGCTCTCATGTCCATCACTGCATACACTGGAGCGTGAGCGGACACTCATCCCCGGGAGCTTCTCCTCGGAGTTCCTCCGGCATTCCAACATTAGAGGCCGGAATGATTcccgacccacacacaccagcacattgGGGCATTGCATCAGACTCTGAATGCTGTCAATCTAAATCGTAAACACACATAAGTATTGGTGGTTAACATACTTTTAATCAAACCTACCctgcttttttcttttattgaaAAAATTGACTGGCTGTACAATTACAGTAAGCGTTAATTAACTGATTTCAACAAGAACATAAACAAAAATTCAAAATGTCATAGTAACTACTGGATGTGTAAGACAATAATTGTCAGCATAGGACCTCATTTTCACATAGGTCACCATAACCTCAGTTACTCTTTCCAGTTATTACATCACAATCTAATGGAGATAACAGTGATGTTCATGCACAGCAAGAGCACTATATAGAAATCACTCTATAGACATTTTTAAGCATGATTCACAATGATTCATAGTTTTAGTGAATAAACACTTGGTGACTAATTATCATTTCAATCTCAGTGCTGTGCTTTAAGATCTAAAGAACAAAAATAGTATTTCAAATAGTATTTCAAATCAATTTCAGCATATGCGCAAATCACACATATTTGGCATAAAACCAGATTTGTGTGCCATTTTTGGGTATAGAGCTACATTTTAACATACAGTAGAACACcataaaaatactttttcaaACTACATCTATGTGCTACTTAAAACTATTGAGAAACATACGGTGCACTAGTAGTCTTTTGGCTGAGCCACATATGGTTATGTGCATCTGACTCTTTAAGTGTCATTCTCAAACTGCCATAAGGTGACATAATGCTACCAGAGGTTTGGTGTGCACATCCTTCAGATGACTTGATATCCAAACATCAGGTCATatattattgtcattgacaatAGTGGGCAGTCACTGGTTGATTCGTGAATGATTCAGATTAATAAATATTacctgcacatgcacacattgtgAATGTAACATGAGACATGATAGCTTTTTCTACACAAAGCACAATCATTTGTATGCACATGTTAGTGAATGAGAACCCTTGTATTGTGTGGCCAAAACTTCACAGCCTTTGCAGTCTCACCTTACGGCCCTCGATAGTGTACAGTTTCTTGACGTGGCACTGCATGAGCTCAGACACCTCCTCCATGAACACGCGGAGACTGCGCGCTGTCCTGCGGCTCAGGATGATGGAGCGCCTCACCGACGGGTCTGAGTTCTTCACCAGCACGAGCCGCTTGGGGTGCCGGTAGTAGTGCGGGCTGCCGTGCTCAGGCGGGGCCTCCTCGGGCCGCGTGGGTTTGCGTCGGGAACTCTGCGGGCGACTGTGGTTGTGCCAAACGGCCGGCCGCTTGCCCGCCAGCTCCATGTCGACGGGCTTGGCGTAGCGTCGGTCAGAGCACAGGTAGCAGCCCCCGTCCTCCAGCTGCTCTAGGTGCTTGATGTTGTGTGTCCCGCGGGGCGTGGTGATGGTGCGCACCCCGAACGGCAGGGGCACCTTATGGGAGAGGTCATCCAGCAAGGCGTCAAAGCACTTGAAGCTGCGGTTGTGGATGGCCATGCGGACGCTGCCGAACTGTGCGTCGCCGCTCTTGAAGAAGGTGATTCTTTTGGCCGGGGTGGCACCAGTCACGTTGGTGGGGAAACGAGGTATGAGGGCAGGGGGCTGATCGGGGTCATTCTTAAATGGGGTGCTCAGGGCGGAGTAACCAGAGGGTCCACTGTGCATTCTGCCCACTCACCTCACACTGGTACAGAGGAAAAGATGGTCAGTGCCGAGAACATCCAAATGACACATTATCATTCTCTTCATTAAGATATCAAGCCTGGTGTGAAACAAAGCATTTTAAAGGCTTGGTGATAAAACTACATCTACTATACTATATCTCCCCATCTTAGCCGTCTATACGGAGACTCATTAACCCTGCCCAACAGACTATATCTCATAGAGCATGTCCAAAATGCCCATGTGTATTCTGGATTTCCTATTCATATAAATACTGTATACTGTGCACACATAGTTGTGTGACTACTACGCGTTATTTCGATCTAAGTAAAATGACCAGTCTCTCCTTCCAGTGCTCTACCCATTGCACTCCTGACTGTTTACCTCCTTGTACAGCTAGAGGCTGTCAGATTTATTCCCAAGAGGATTACCAGGGAGTTTCTCAATGCCATAGTTGGCAGAGGCTTGGGAGTTATACAGTGGCTTTGTATACCAAGGCCATTACAAAGTAGACAAATAATCAGCTAGAAATCACAGCTGAAAAGTGTTTATATAAGAGTGTCTATGCAGGTTTACTAAAGGGTGTTACATAAGTTTCAAGCAAAGAAGATTCTAAACTATCCAAAAGCTAAATACCGTCTGTTTGCTTATGTCATCAGGATGAACCTACTAAGTGCGTCTAACATCTAAGTATAAAACCCAAATCCATTTCAACAATTCATTGTTCTAGCAgcacaaaatataaatatatttaaacagAGCTGTGGCAACTGGCCAGGTCCACTACATGTAGTTGTATCAGAGCAAACCTCAGAGCACAAGAACCTTATGACCATTGGTTGAACTTCGAACTGTCTAAATGAACCTAATACAATACAGAATTAGTATCCAAGTGTCTCGCTCAAATCATTTCAGCTGAGGACATTCATCAAGTGATTAATGTACTACATATTCTCTAGTGATGATTACATATAACTCAACCGGCAATTACCAGTACATACCATCTGCAATCTGACAGAGGAGTACACTTAAACACTAATATTCGCTGTCCAACTCAACAGCTTGATGTTAATCAGCATAATGTTATTCTTTGCCTCTTAACAAGCTTGTTTTCTCCAAGACAGAATGCAGTAGATAGGTTGGCATGAGAGAGTTACATGAAACAGAGAAGCATAATAATTAAGATATCAGCTTTTCTATCACACAAATGAGGCAGCATCCTCTTGTGATTTCAGCTCCCATTCCCATTTCCAAACTCAACCAACCCAATGCAAACATATTAGCATTATGCCATACTAATAGACATGAGTATGTTAGACTGTGTCTATAACAAGACAGTAAACCAGATATGGAAATCTATATGGGTGGAAATCTGTGGAAAAACCATGTCCAAACCCCCAAAGCCAGGTCTGTCTGGGGATTAATGAATGGCCTGATTGCACTTCCATGGTTAGTCCTTAAATGGTGTTTAATCCAACACTCAGAGGTTAAGACGCCAGTGCACGCACATTAGTCATGTACACAAGGTTAACGTTACAGATTCCCTTCCGCCCTGGAGACCAGATTGGTTTTATACATCATAAGTACGTGTGGGAATGAAAATGTAACACAAAGTGTTATGACACATATGTCACTGAAATGTTCCAACACAAAAATGacctacacacaccataccctaACCAGACTGCACTGCTCTGGCTGACTTTAAAACCCACTGTTTAAGAATCATAACATTTCCAATTTACATGAATAGACGTGAATAGAttacattaaataataaaaacagatTCTCTACTCACACAGTGCAGATCCATGATCCAAACGGATGCTAACAATCTACCGGCAGCTTTTACTCTCAAATAAGAAGAGACAGCTGAGCGTTCTGAGAGAGCGACCTGAGCACCTGGTAGCTGAGTGTTGCCACTGCAATGAAGAGTTCAAAAGCCCTCCCACAAAAAGTCTAGCCACTAATCAGGGCCTTTGCAAGCTAAGGATAGAACGCAAAGCCTCTTTAATCACTTTGAGATGTCACTGAAATCTAAGAAGGCCTTAGACATATGACGGGTACTCCTGGGTTGCGTAAAGACAACACAGGTGGAAGTGGAACATTGCACCGATTCCTTATCAAACAGACACGAAGGACGcagcacatttaaaaatgccACGTGTTGATTAGCCGGGATAGTTTATGGCAATACTATCCACATAAACTGCTATAGGATACTGTGGGTAAATAGTACAGTGCTTCATCCAATATAACATTTTAAGCAATTTGATCTATTACACCCATTCCCTCAAATGACTATAACTATATGTTAATattttaaacacactcacatacaaaacaATGGCACTGCATGCGCAAACTGCTGGTTGTCAggagagtaatggaacagactTAAAAACCTGTGTGGGATGAATGCTGTGGTGCAGTAATAGACACAACCATCCACTGGGAGCGAGTAAATAAGGCATTATTATTAGATGGTGCGTGGGATGCACTTGAATTAGAACTCAGTAATGGGTGAACAAATTACTGGATTACAAACATTTCTAAAAGCACTAGTAGCACCTCAAGGCCATTGGCATGGTTGTGGATGTGAGAACAGTTGTATGCCTAAACAAATAGCTGAATAGTGAGATCTACTGCAGAATATCTAGGTGTACATCTAACCTGTACCTGACCCTAACctgtaacatttatttttatctgCTTGTCTAATGATAACATGAATAAACAATGGTTGTTTATATGACAGGGGCCTGTTTTGCATGGTACAGTAGTTTGTCAGTGTGGTTTGTAGAAAAATTGGCTGTTATTTGAATCATGAAAAGATTGTATGGTTAGGAAAATGGCTGAATACTGACTTGATAGGCGACCTGGCACACAGTCATAcagatacacagtcacacagacacacacggcacTCCGGGAACAGACACCGATTCAGTTTCAGTTCCATAGTGCATCAGAGTGGCAGTGCAATGATATCATGGTAAAATGTGGTGTGTATGGGAGGTGGCTAACGAGCCACTAATTCTGTTTAGCACTGGCAGGACCCTGGCTTAGTATAATCTGTGTGGTTATACTGAGCTAGCACATCCTCTGCACCGTAACTCTGAACTGTACCCTCCATTAACCTCTAACGCATCGAAGGGAAAGAGCGCAGAGACAACTCATTTTGTAAGGAGGGTTCAGACCAATACAATGCAGTTGCTGTATTTGTTGACTCAcattatttattgtgtttaatTACCTAATAATCTTTTTTTTAGACACAAATTTTTTTCATAGTAAAATGTCGGTCTAAAGCCAACTGTCATCACAAAATGGAAAATCTCAAATTAGCAAAATGGTTATTTAAAAGAAGTGATATTCCCTCCATTTTCTTAATTTCTTTGCATGTTCTGTACTACAGTTACACGACATTCCTACTGACATTCCTAAGAGGAtattctgcatgtttttttttgcattttaatttatCTGGTTCTTATGACACGTATTTCTAATAATGAGGATAGGGATGACTGGCCGTTTAGTGTGAAGCAGTACAGAGCGGTGACATTTGGGACACTGATGTGTCATCCAATCAGGAGCCAACCATGTTGACGTAACTGTCTTAGATAATATAACCTCCTGTACATTCTCTCCAAGTTCAAAACGGGTTAGCTGGTATTCCCATCTTGTTTACTCTTGTTTCTATTAAGAGAAATATTTGCTAACTGTCAGCATTTTTAATATACTTGAATCTGGGTTATGGGCTAAGGCAGAATGTTTCCATAGGAAAGTGAAAAAGAGGATTATTTGTATCCAAATTATTTCAAATATCAAAACAATGTCTATGTGTTATATACATTTATAGAGAATATGTCAAGCTATTTGATTAGCCAATATTTAGATCTAGATCGcgttttttttcagtttcttgCGGATTGTCCTTTTTCTGTCTGCTCACAGAATGTATTCACTCACTAGTTGAACAGACCAGACTAGCATTAACATGAACAGTTGCCACACACCATTACTGTTTAGACGAATTTCCTCCACAGGCCCCAAGAATGAATCACTGTTAATTTGTCTTGTTATCAGATTTGTAGGTTAGAGTATAGCATCCCAGCAGGTGATGCACTTAATGGCAGATTACTGAAATGCCCCAACAGACCTCAGtctgaaatacacacaaagcCATTTTTCCATCTAATTATATTCAGCCAAGACCAGGATTCTGTAATAACCAATCTTCCACGAGACCTACAGCAGGGCCGCGCTCCACTAGGCCGGGTGTGACACATGTTGACTACACATACTCGGCTAGCCTCCCTGTAAAACCAtgctacacacagcacacaccctGTTTAACATACGACAGGGCTCAGCTGCATCTCTGGGACCCACGAGAGGGAAAGTGACAGCAGTTGGGCTCACTGTTCATGCAAGCAGAGAGGCCCTTCCCCCTTGGTGTCATAAGACTGGCATACTGTGTCAGAAATATAAACATAAGACATGTACGCATTTTTTATGGCAACATATAGCAAATTCAGATAGCAAAAACACTCCTGCAAACCTTTACCTTTAATTGTCTTTGTGAACCATATCCCTAATTCTTCAACTGCATGCTCCAGCGGCAAGACTGAATGATTTTTTAAGGCTACAATTTTGAAATTATTTTTGATTAAGCACGCCTGAGGCTTGAACACATTATTATTCAAAAGTTAATGGCTGTATCTAATTACAGATAGAGTTAACCACAAAGAACCAGGGAATAGCATGTGACTGCACTACAATCATCTGTTTTCTGTCTCTAGGTGGCCTGGCCGAGAGGTGGCCACATGCCTTGACCCAGTAATGGATCTCTTTTCAGTTCCTCTTTTTCCTGGAACATTATCTACCTGTAGTTGTTTCGAGAACACAGCTGGATGGAATAGTACAAAAATAAAGGAAACATTTGTAACATCTTTATGTGCACTCTTTAAATGTTTCAACATAGGATTATATTCATTTTTAGGTATTTCGTATAAGGTTATTTTACATTATGACTTTGGAAAATGGAATCTCTCTAACCTTTAGTCTGAGCATATGGCTGAGCCAACAATTTTTCCCTTCCATAAATGTGATTTTTATTTAACAAAACCTTACTTGTAAAGTCTACATTCATTTGGGATATTTAATATTTGATAATTTATTGTATTACtttgtaaaaaataatattaataacctTCAGTCATAACCTATTCCCCTATGCCTTCATAGAAATGACACTCATTTTATACAGCGTGACTCATACAATCTATAAGCTGCTAACTGTAGcctataaatacaaatacagtagaCAAATCTAGATTAGTTTACTCGTTTGTTCCAATGACCTGCAAGCTGCACTCGCATAATGTTATGCCCTCGTAATGTTACAAAAAAGAGTTTAAATCAGCAAGCTTACCATTTCATCTCATACGACAGACTTGTTTGTCCGATAGATTTAATTCCTTCCATTCCAGTAAATTCCCCCATTAGGCATAGACAAACAGGCTACCAGAGATACCTCTACAGAAATCCAGTTGGGCAAGTCAACAGATTGAGACTGCTCTCAATATGTTTGAGAGCCAGCTAAATGTTGAACGAGAAACTGGTtccagtggactgtgttctcgTTGTCTAATGTCAATAAAGATCCCACACATCCCAGCAGGGGAGACGACGTAGCTACATTGTTCTCGCTACTTTGACACTTGCTCCATTAGGCTAATTATCAAAACCAACCGCGTCCAATTATGAAGGAGTGAGGCTCATATGAAAGAGGATTATGCCTGCTCGACCATCTGTACCAGTAAGATTTAACTCTTAGGTTACCGATTGTGCAAAGCACGGGGAATCCCCTGAAGTATGGATACATTATAAGAAAACCCATTGTACTAGACCTACCCTATCTCTCTAGCAAATAACTTAGATTAGATAGGTCATACTGACTTTAAGCAGTGATTGGAATGGCAACAGAACACTGTTTTGTCCGTCATATAtgctacttaaaaaaaatatgaatgacTTTTATGACACTGCAACATACAATCTAGGCTCCAACAGCCTACATTAGTGACCATATGAAGTCGCTGAAATGGACATCTCTCACGTGCTTGCCTGAAAAAGTGCGAGTCTCGCCGTGGTAACCAGGGCAACAAGACGCCCCTAACAACCCAAGCTATGGCCTCGCTAAC
Above is a window of Clupea harengus chromosome 14, Ch_v2.0.2, whole genome shotgun sequence DNA encoding:
- the rp1l1a gene encoding retinitis pigmentosa 1-like 1 protein — encoded protein: MHSGPSGYSALSTPFKNDPDQPPALIPRFPTNVTGATPAKRITFFKSGDAQFGSVRMAIHNRSFKCFDALLDDLSHKVPLPFGVRTITTPRGTHNIKHLEQLEDGGCYLCSDRRYAKPVDMELAGKRPAVWHNHSRPQSSRRKPTRPEEAPPEHGSPHYYRHPKRLVLVKNSDPSVRRSIILSRRTARSLRVFMEEVSELMQCHVKKLYTIEGRKIDSIQSLMQCPNVLVCVGRESFRPLMLECRRNSEEKLPGMSVRSRSSVCSDGHESKKNVNFGLATKKSIIHPRSDSSNRSTRFSLSSEKSYPNGLCTPGQAGYVANCPHARETIINDDIEKRVLVNKDGSLSVEMKVRFRLGNDETLQWSTEIKKSPGTTNDTINEKEANPHYLLQGKESSEQESSGEVEEAYAEKSHCGNSCNHCQEYDIWKNPMHRQHHRSSRHIKSSSSSASSHKIVCKEASVDSIRTISRSSEEYTEHVVEKASCYQQTLEGGDTMVEYCTISRCCSRSEVCSMATTSKSKRSHPERCEGESRMVLNGEKRPHTPEWKHSHSGVCCVEVTKASDAEDRPVSAVSNSSKVLESLKEDQDDDFDDIPPSASRASQCSQGELEESSRAKSRTKTPDQRSEVSACSARSLKHKVKNTSPAPADQQQNSPIPNARPKSTASRSSSKCHSCHCGAASPQSTASNTPENAEEGDRPQSTVSKSSRTSKESCKSHKDRSHSSGSQASNTLSAKDEGQEEEEEEERTLSAMSEVSKGSGKSSVCPHCGVCDGETESAPSQSEKPTDKIEDNQSDDEAEEKPPSVRSTSSAASVKSEKSSKSTKCEHHVSSRGATPLSDKAEVESNGGVEAVPNDRVESALSNHSNASAVSTKSNRSACSNCRRSSLTESVAVEEKSGNVSSEKESVEEERVGSSMSNKSMVSHKSNCSTSNRAKTPRSNHSGSPAPITDVEGRDGAASAQSNTSRASRMSRKSQGGEVKRAESQASVASEQPETEEAPAERSASVMSSSKQASMEEKPGTDEAADDKTVNERATSAMSNRTDASVKSHKSHKSHKSNCSTSKRAKSPAPQSLAVTEVEEEIEKRADSAMSARSNISAASGRSARPQSKASERAASQASAVSETCQQETEAPKEEENSGDDTAKAAEEPVEESRAPSVVSNASGRSRASHKSACSTSSRAKSPRAATPAKVSKSNGKSPEAERENTCDPEPEAVAEERAASVMSNKTDASVKSKISTKSVLPAPERAKSPRPKSPARVKQEEKENEAENRPASSLSVKSDVSRTSRRSKRAASPANHSAPEERPTSAMSRKSAKSSPKTNEETIAEEKAPSETSVKDDASNHETTEPSAEGGEEKEERAASAMSNKTDATVKSRVSHKSTLHAPDKAQTARAKSPAPSDRTKEGKSEKRPLSSLSVGTDASRSSRKSQDKEAKRSPSPAAKQHGGQETEVASKERPTSAMSKKSTKSSKNQPKEENEVQENVASASLSPETHSNDPAEAEDTEQRPESVMSHASDKQSLNGAPERATTPAEPTDPPAGQEVKLVAMEVNERSKSALSVASHTSKKSVRAPSPRPKTSQSKTSKAEEEPRASSAMSGNSKVSSKSKKCQCNHSKDTTPKTPPENAEEPSTPDATAITTPEPDEAREEPEGPTTIVTPDTEAPSEQKRAESVKSTRSSTKSKAGCLKVREDKGPVTRSKSPAPAKAEEPSADSQTEDTGAGKEGNDNRNEKAASMTLRDSRPKSSASVRSTKSTKSHKDTKTNDGSKQASYLDVKGPITEIDGKSDNGSVKSVKSTRKAKSVKFDKDPEEEKNEEKAPRPNSGAASDASQNCSSPAQEQPNKNKPPTIRLAATSSDSDLSNALSAADLLRELSGNTRPGSRISQWNVEVGENDKLEIKSNRSSKHKKVSSSQRDDQSSLELVQSCLPNASPNDVVNEWLKNISANGPMYEMEDELVDTEDLPREESLENAEDLNQNAEENADEHCEEKEDTDACGETATQAEESNAETVPPKPNSDAPQKQHLPRHSSVQVMNALLSPKLDRCNSLPEVSPVYGRKLSRSAIGLLDCLAKLRLIDSDHANTQNAKYSEIMSILQTLWLYEPTEEDQKTQRGKDHAPGEDEANPRSSSGVDVSSGSAESTKSAVHSGVEKAASAPPTLIVEQPSGLEEEAEGETPAETAPEEGADAPEQTAESDQEEDVSDPATPDVATRVQGSQEDDEKSDEADAEHDVPEGVAESAESLKEDAETVESPNVSSGKDSRSANETESDPPEYSSSGTPPSVQQVQLSRKVSLDPDPTWVLSLLKKIEKQFMSHYASAMAEFKVRWDLDDNVMLDTMINELKVEVHKRIQDSIKRELQKIQGRAGRSPRPPVGDLSKEFSVQTEQRRRRLKVMRNRSLKPSKSADIDIDIDAASGTDFSDQRSEDEYCPCEACMRKKLEATEMIRAELIHTAPVMMDFDLRKILQVKRDPPPAPKVEPPSAEQSESQPETELQQDEEEDGNLEVVQEEPEQEDAPEEINVEEGGEEPNEAGESVDVEAQEEEGGDDEETVTGEGEDEREETEEMNGNLETEEGEDEQGAEEEVAEVEAGQEVDEADKVNDEDDDGDDQDEVAEVADGSGEEDDLDNEADQQLSKDGTEDEEAIAEKILMDDTEGDVDGKQGDSSEALEELEEDGLDDEVRIVCDEDETEEAEDAEGDATVQSDTNEEAQDQDEGEDEDEAEEETAVVDIKAAGGETWEKLRNRQMTRTSVESQTGSMDSMELELEAKQIVQSVFSSIHGHKIDRDETDEGLKTTSKKRSRSPARANKSRRPKDSDIKVD